The sequence TCGCTGGTGGATACCACGTCCGGAGGACGGCTCGCGTTTCAACCGGCTGACGTGTCCACCCTGAAATCAATGTTTGGAATGGGCAGTCGTGGAGTTGTCTCTTATGCTTGTATTCATTGCCGGACCCTGCAATTGACCGTTGAATTCAATGAAAAGGATTTGGCGAAGTATCAACAGTTTGAAGGCCAACAACCCGGCGTGTTGGAGAGAATTAATTTGGGCGAGGAACGAGAAGGCAGCTAGAGATGAAGCTAATCCGTTCTGACATTCTCGAGAACCTTTGGATGGCGCTGGGCACTTTGCGCGCCAACAAGCTGCGGTCGTTCCTAACGGTCTTTGGCGTCATCATCGGCGTGATCACGGTAATGCTGATCGCCTCGATCATCGCGGGCGTCGACACAGCGGTGACGAAAGAAGTCGAATCGTTCGGCACCCGCTCGATGTACATCAGCAAGTTCGATCCCGGCATTCATGTCGGCCGCCGCTCGCGCGAAGAGCGCATGCGCAAAGAACTGACCTATGACGACGCGATCGCCTTGTCACAACTGCCCACCGTTGAAGTCTCAGTCCCCTTTCTCGACATCACCAGCAACTTTTTTGGCCGGAAGATTAATGTCAGCGGCGGAGGCAAAACCTCGGCGTCGGTAGCTCTTCAGGGCACGCTGCCGGACTTTGAAAAAGCCGGCACGCAAGTCATTTCGGAAGGTCGGTTCTTTTCACAATACGAGAACGACGCGAATCAGAAGGTGTGCGTGATCGGCTCAAAAGTGGCCGACGACTTTTTCCGGTTCCGCTCGCCCGTCGAAGAACACATCAAGATCGACGAGGAAGAGTTTCGCGTGGTGGGCGTGCTGCAAAAGCGCGAGCAGTTTTTGTTCAGCGGCGGCAGTGACGATCAGAATAATGTCATCTACCTGCCGTATAACGTCGCGCGCAAAGTGAAACCGAACGAGGACGACATCTACATTCTCGCCGTGGCAAAACCCGGCATGATGCGGCAGGCGATGGATCAGGTTGTCGATACGTTACGCGTGCGGCGCCAGGTGCCGTTCGGGGCCCGGGACAACTTCGGAATTGAGACGACTGAGTCACTCATCTCGACGTTTCGTTCGATTACCGGCGGCGTCGCCGTCGCGATGGTGGTGATTTCGTCAGTGGGCTTAATGGTAGGAGGCATCGGCGTGATGAACATCATGCTGGTGTCGGTCACCGAGCGCACCCGCGAAATCGGAGTGCGCAAGGCGATTGGCGCGCGCCGCAAAGACATCATGGTTCAGTTCCTGATCGAAGCAGCGACACTGACTGGATTCGGTGGACTGCTGGGATTGTTAGTCGGCTGGCTGCTGACGCTGGTGGTGCGATTGATCATGCCGTCCTACGTTCCGCTGTGGGCGCCGATTGCGGGTTTCGCCGCGAGCGTCGGCATAGGCGTGATCTTCGGGCTGTGGCCGGCGTGGAAGGCCGCGCGGCTCGATCCAATCGAATCGCTAAGATACGAATAACGTGGCACAGACTTCAGTCTGTGATCAGCCCGATCAAACTGAAGTCTGTGCCACCGCTGGCCCTTAGCCCAGGAAGCTCGGGAAGATTGCGGCCATCGCCAGCCTGAGCACCAGGAATAGAACTGTCAGCGTGATGGTCACTCCCCATGCCGCGGTCGAGCTGACTTTGTAGCCACCCTCGCGCAGTCCCGTCGCCATCAGCCAAATTCGATACAACGCAAGGATGCCGAAGGTCGCCAGGAACGTGTACAGAATCGGATGGTCTTTCGACGAAACCAGCAGCGCCAGGTGGTCATACACCAACGACTCCTGGCCCAGCAACGGATGGATGTCTTCCGGCGCCTTCAGGTAAAGCACGAGGAAACTAATTAACTTCTGTATCACGGTCACGGGAAGACTGAGGTATGCGACGACCGAAAACGCCTGCCAGTAGTGCATGCGACCGCCAAACGCGAGCACGCCCAGAAGGGCCAGCGCCGCTACAAGTGCGACGCCAAAAAACCCGTTAGCGATGGTGCTGATTCCATTTGTCACCTGGGCCGACGTTGAATTTGCTTTTTCCAGTTCCGTGCGTCTGGATTCGGCAAGCGCCTCGGGCGGCGGTTTCAAAGGGCTTTGCTCGAGCGCGTCAAAAGTGAAATTCACAATGCGTTCCGGACCGAGGCGCCGGTAGAACGCAGTCGTGTACACCGCACTGACAATTCCCACAATCAGAATCGCGGCCAGCCAACGCGGGTGCGCGCGGAGATTCCGGAAGACGCGCGTGGGTTCAAAAAAGATTCCGGCGAGCGTTGCCGCGGTGGACATTTTAGGCGGTGCGTCCGGCACGGCCGGCAATCGCATGAA is a genomic window of Pyrinomonadaceae bacterium containing:
- a CDS encoding ABC transporter permease, with the translated sequence MKLIRSDILENLWMALGTLRANKLRSFLTVFGVIIGVITVMLIASIIAGVDTAVTKEVESFGTRSMYISKFDPGIHVGRRSREERMRKELTYDDAIALSQLPTVEVSVPFLDITSNFFGRKINVSGGGKTSASVALQGTLPDFEKAGTQVISEGRFFSQYENDANQKVCVIGSKVADDFFRFRSPVEEHIKIDEEEFRVVGVLQKREQFLFSGGSDDQNNVIYLPYNVARKVKPNEDDIYILAVAKPGMMRQAMDQVVDTLRVRRQVPFGARDNFGIETTESLISTFRSITGGVAVAMVVISSVGLMVGGIGVMNIMLVSVTERTREIGVRKAIGARRKDIMVQFLIEAATLTGFGGLLGLLVGWLLTLVVRLIMPSYVPLWAPIAGFAASVGIGVIFGLWPAWKAARLDPIESLRYE
- a CDS encoding YIP1 family protein, whose amino-acid sequence is MSDPNQEFHAPPPPPIQTEPERQRPTWLMWAGVGVFVVGIIIIGLNIAGVLTSAIGTGATVCVLGIMFFGFSFMRLPAVPDAPPKMSTAATLAGIFFEPTRVFRNLRAHPRWLAAILIVGIVSAVYTTAFYRRLGPERIVNFTFDALEQSPLKPPPEALAESRRTELEKANSTSAQVTNGISTIANGFFGVALVAALALLGVLAFGGRMHYWQAFSVVAYLSLPVTVIQKLISFLVLYLKAPEDIHPLLGQESLVYDHLALLVSSKDHPILYTFLATFGILALYRIWLMATGLREGGYKVSSTAAWGVTITLTVLFLVLRLAMAAIFPSFLG